The genomic stretch TTCTTGTACAGGTCGTGGTCGTACGTCGTGGAGACGTACGGGGAGGGCTGGTTGACCAGGACGTAACTCTCCACGTCGTACTGTCCGTTCACCACGTCCTTGGGCTTGAAGCCCTCCTCGAAGACGATCGAGGGGCCGCGGCCGTCGGCGCGGTAGAGGGTGCCGCAGGTCTTGCGCCAGGCCGGCTCGGGGGTGATCCGGCCGACGTCGACGCGGCGGTCGGCGGCGGCCTTGACCGGGTCCTCGTACTGGACGGGACAGTCGGCCGGGGCGGGTGCCTTCAACGGGGATTGCGCGGGAGCCGTGGCCGCCGTCGTGGCGAGGACGGCGGCCAGGGACAGGACGACGGCAGCGGCGCGCCGCCGCAGCGGAGTTGTGATCATGGAGAGCACAATTCCGGTTCTGCGGCGACGCGTTGGGGATCTTCACCCGTACGGCGGCGTGTCAGTCGTCAGTCATCCGTCATCAGACGTCAGCGGAAGATGCCGGTGTGGCCCAGCGAGTAACGGCCCGGCTGCGGGTACACCGCCAGCCCGTGCGGGCCGCTGCCGACCGGGATCCGGGCCAGCTGGGCGCCGGTTCGGGTGTCGATGGCGTACACCTCGGCGTCGTAACGGCCCGACAGCCACAGGACCTTGCCGTCCGCCGAGACGCCGCCCATGTCGGGGCTGCCGCCGTCGGGGAGCTGCCACTTCTTGGTGAGCTTGTCCTGGGTGAAGTCGAAGACGGAGACGCTGCCCTCGCCTCGGTTGGAGACGTACATCTCGCGGGAGTCGCGGCTGACGTACAGACCGTGGCAGCCCTTGCCGGTGGGCAGCAGCTTCGGCTTGTCGAACTTGTCGCCGTCCAGGACCCACATGCCGTCGGCCATCATGTCGGCGATGTAGAACTTCTTGCCGTCCGGGGAGATCTTGACGTCCTGCGGCATGGCGCCGTCGAAGGGCAGCTTCTGCTGTCCGACGACCTCCATCCTCTCGGTGTCGACCTTGAGCAGCTCCCCGCTGAACTCGCAGGAGACGATGAAGTACTTGCCGTCCAGCGAGAAGTCGGCGTGGTTGACGCCGTAGCAGGTGACCGGCTCGGTCTTGACCCGCTTCATGGTGTGCGGGTCGCGGAAGACGAGTTCGCGGTCGAGGGAGGCCATCACGACGGCGTACTTGCCGTTGGGGGTGAAGTAGAGGTTGTACGGGTCGTGCACCTCCACCTCCTTGCCCGCCTTGCCGGTCCTGGGGTCGATGGGGGTGAGGGTGTGGCCGCGGTTGTTGTTGACCCACAGGGTCTTCATGTCCCAGGACGGCACGACGTGCTGGGGCTGGCGGCCCACCGGGATCGTGTCGATGATCTCGAACGTCTTGGGATCGATGACCGAGACCGTGTCGGACTCGGTGTTGGGGACGTAGACGCGGCTCGGGAAGTCCTTGACCACCGGGGAAAGCTTGCCTGGCCGGTCGGCGGCGTACACGTCCTTCGGGTCCAGCACCGGGGGCATGCCGGGCAGTCCCTGCACCGGCTGCTTCTTCTTCGGCGGGGCGGGGACGGCCGCGGCCTTGGTGGCGCGGGACTCCTTCTCCCTGGTCTCGGTGCCGCAGGCGGCGAGCGCGGCGAGGGCCGCGCCCGCGAGCAGGGTGGCCTTCACGATGTTGTGTTGCATCAACTGAACAGCTCCGTGGTGGTGACGGCGGTCAGTCCGCGGCGGTGGAGGTCTTCGAGTACGGCGGGGAGGGCGGCGACCGTGTCCTCGTAGCCGAAGTGCAGGCTCACGATCGATCCGGGGCGGATGTCGGTGGTGAGGGTGTCGGCGAGGGCGGTGGGGCCGCGGCCCGTGAAGTCGAGGGGGTCGACGTCGTAGGAGAGGACGTGGGGGTATCCGGCATCCTCGGCCAGGCGGGCGACGAGCGGGGAGGCCCGTGCGGCGCGGGAGGGGCGGAACCAGGGGCCGACGGTTCCGGTGAGGCGCTTCAGGCGCCGCGCGCAGTCGGCGATCTCGGCTCGCGCCTCCGCCTCGGGCAGGGCGTTGATGTCGAGGTGGTGCTGGGTGTGGTTGCCGAGGTCGTGGCCGGCGTCGAGGATGCGGCGGGCGAGGGCGGGGTTGGCGTCCAGCCAGGTGCCCACGGCCAGCACGGTGAGACGGGCGCCGTGTTCGTCGGCCGCGTCGAGGATCGCCTCGGCGGTCGCGGGGTCGCCGTCGCCGTGGAAGGTGAGGGCCACTCGGCTCGTGTTGCCGGGCCCGTGGGTGAGGTGGGTCGGGCGGCCCGGGATGCGGTGGGGGCGCGAGGGCTCGGGCGTGGCGGGGTGGCCGACGGCGCGGGTGGGAGTGCAGGCCGTTGCGGCGACCAGGGCGGCGGCGGCACGGAGCACCGTCCGGCGGTCGGTCTTGATCACGCGCCCTATTTAAAGGGGGGTTACGCCCGATTCCTCACGATTACTCCCCTTGGCGGTGAGGGCGGGTCCGGTCAGCGGTCCGCGACGCGCATCTCGAACCAGGTGGTCTTGCCCCGGGGGAGCAGGTCCACTCCCCAGCGGTCGGCCAGCTTGTCGACGAGGAACAGGCCCCGGCCGCTGATGTCCATCTCCTGGACCGGCATCAGACAGGGCAGGCCCCTGGAGGGGTCCCGGACCTCGATACGGATCCAGCCGCGGCGGCGGCGCATACGGAGGCCGAAGACCCGGGCGCCGGTGTGGCGGACGGCGTTGCCTACCAGTTCCGAGACAAGTAAGACGGCGTCTTCCGTCATTTTGGGCGTCAGGCCCCAGTGGCGGAGTACTACTACCTGGGCCAGGCGACGGGCCGTGGCCGCGGATTCGGGACGGGAAGGGAGCGGAACTTCCGCCTCCGTGGGATTGCCGAACAACTCCAGCGCCTTCAAGGCGTGTTCGTCCTCCACCGCCGGCGACCAGCGCGCCGCGGTCGCACGGCTGTGT from Streptomyces davaonensis JCM 4913 encodes the following:
- a CDS encoding ADP-ribosyltransferase; this encodes MITTPLRRRAAAVVLSLAAVLATTAATAPAQSPLKAPAPADCPVQYEDPVKAAADRRVDVGRITPEPAWRKTCGTLYRADGRGPSIVFEEGFKPKDVVNGQYDVESYVLVNQPSPYVSTTYDHDLYKKWWKSGWNYYIDAPGGIDVNKTIGDTHKWADQVEVAFPGGIDRKYIIGVCPVNKSTKVEIMSGCESNPHYEAWH
- a CDS encoding YncE family protein produces the protein MQHNIVKATLLAGAALAALAACGTETREKESRATKAAAVPAPPKKKQPVQGLPGMPPVLDPKDVYAADRPGKLSPVVKDFPSRVYVPNTESDTVSVIDPKTFEIIDTIPVGRQPQHVVPSWDMKTLWVNNNRGHTLTPIDPRTGKAGKEVEVHDPYNLYFTPNGKYAVVMASLDRELVFRDPHTMKRVKTEPVTCYGVNHADFSLDGKYFIVSCEFSGELLKVDTERMEVVGQQKLPFDGAMPQDVKISPDGKKFYIADMMADGMWVLDGDKFDKPKLLPTGKGCHGLYVSRDSREMYVSNRGEGSVSVFDFTQDKLTKKWQLPDGGSPDMGGVSADGKVLWLSGRYDAEVYAIDTRTGAQLARIPVGSGPHGLAVYPQPGRYSLGHTGIFR
- a CDS encoding polysaccharide deacetylase family protein, with protein sequence MIKTDRRTVLRAAAALVAATACTPTRAVGHPATPEPSRPHRIPGRPTHLTHGPGNTSRVALTFHGDGDPATAEAILDAADEHGARLTVLAVGTWLDANPALARRILDAGHDLGNHTQHHLDINALPEAEARAEIADCARRLKRLTGTVGPWFRPSRAARASPLVARLAEDAGYPHVLSYDVDPLDFTGRGPTALADTLTTDIRPGSIVSLHFGYEDTVAALPAVLEDLHRRGLTAVTTTELFS
- a CDS encoding ATP-binding protein yields the protein MAGLEGIEQPRGHSRATAARWSPAVEDEHALKALELFGNPTEAEVPLPSRPESAATARRLAQVVVLRHWGLTPKMTEDAVLLVSELVGNAVRHTGARVFGLRMRRRRGWIRIEVRDPSRGLPCLMPVQEMDISGRGLFLVDKLADRWGVDLLPRGKTTWFEMRVADR